The following proteins are encoded in a genomic region of Arachis stenosperma cultivar V10309 chromosome 4, arast.V10309.gnm1.PFL2, whole genome shotgun sequence:
- the LOC130974185 gene encoding alpha-N-acetylglucosaminidase-like isoform X1 → MNPNMLPCFPAIFLIILQSLWFPNPALSSTAGVDSISRLLRIQDRQRDPPSVQEAAAAAVLRRLLPSHSSSFHFRIISKDECGSDYCFVVKNHPAYTRAGDPQILIAGTTGVDIVAGLHWYLKQRCGSHISWDKTGGSQLSSVPKVGFLPRVQEAGILVPRPVPWSYYQNAVTSSYSFAWWDWNRWEKEIDWMALQGINLPLAFTGQETIWQKVFQEKFNMSTSDLDDFFGGPAFLAWSRMGNLHGWGGPLPQSWLDQQLNMQKKILARMYELGMNPVLPAFSGNVPAALKRLFPLAKITRLGNWFSVKNDVKWCCTYLLDATDPLFIDIGKAFIEKQLQEYGRTSHIYNCDTFDENTPPSDDPEYISSLGAAIFKGMQSGDDDAVWLMQGWLFSYDPFWKPPQMKALLHSVPIGKLVILDLYAEVKPIWITSGQFYGVPYIWCMLHNFAANIEMYGILDAIASGPIKARISINSTMVGVGMSMEGIEQNPIVYDLMSEMAFQHNKIDVKVWVDLYSTRRYGQSVPLIQKGWNILYHTIYNCTDGAYDKNRDVIVSIPDVDPSLISGQQNGFLKYGKPYTKTFIREITDSFEQPHLWYPTSEVIHALELFLCSGDELSRSNTYRYDIVDLTRQVLAKYANQLFFEVIEAYQSRDLDQVTLLSRKFLNLVNDLDTLLATHDGFLLGPWLESAKQLAQNQEQQKQYEWNARTQITMWYDNTELEASLLRDYGNKYWSGLLRDYYGPRAAIYFKQLRESLENGEDFNLKEWRREWIKLTNDWQNSTNIFPLKSRGDALNTSRWLFNKYLRTSTILA, encoded by the exons ATGAACCCCAACATGCTCCCATGTTTTCCCGCCATTTTTCTCATCATACTCCAAAGTCTTTGGTTCCCAAACCCAGCTCTCTCTTCCACCGCCGGTGTCGACTCCATCTCTCGCCTACTCCGAATCCAGGACCGCCAGAGGGATCCTCCTTCCGTCCAGGAAGCCGCTGCTGCGGCCGTCCTCCGCCGCCTCCTCCCTTCCCACTCCTCGAGCTTCCACTTCCGAATTATCTCCAAG GATGAATGCGGCAGTGACTATTGCTTTGTAGTAAAAAACCATCCTGCTTACACACGAGCCGGGGATCCTCAAATACT TATAGCTGGGACTACTGGAGTGGACATTGTGGCTGGTCTACACTGGTATTTAAAGCAACGGTGTGGCTCACATATATCATGGGACAAAACTGGTGGCTCGCAACTATCTTCGGTGCCTAAGGTGGGATTTCTTCCACGTGTTCAGGAGGCTGGGATCTTGGTTCCGAGGCCTGTTCCATGGAGCTATTACCAAAATGCTGTTACATCTAGCT ATTCGTTTGCCTGGTGGGATTGGAATAGATGGGAGAAGGAGATTGACTGGATGGCTCTGCAGGGTATCAACCTACCACTCGCATTTACAGGTCAAGAGACTATATGGCAGAAAGTGTTTCAG GAGAAATTTAACATGAGCACTTctgatttggatgatttctttGGAGGCCCCGCATTTCTTGCATGGTCGCGAATGGGAAATTTGCATGG ATGGGGTGGACCCCTGCCACAGAGCTGGTTGGATCAACAGTTAAACATGCAGAAGAAAATTCTTGCCCGAATGTATGAGCTTGGAATGAATCCTG TCCTACCAGCTTTTTCTGGAAATGTCCCTGCAGCGCTGAAACGTCTATTTCCATTAGCAAAAATAACACGCTTGGGAAATTG GTTTTCTGTTAAGAACGATGTCAAATGGTGTTGCACTTATCTTCTTGATGCTACTGATCCCTTGTTCATCGATATTGGGAAAGCATTCATTGAGAAACAATTGCAAG AGTATGGAAGAACCAGCCACATATATAATTG TGATACTTTTGATGAGAACACCCCACCTAGTGATGATCCAGAGTACATTTCATCATTAGGAGCAGCAATCTTTAAGGGAATGCAAAgtggtgatgatgatgctgtTTGGCTGATGCAG GGATGGCTATTTTCATATGATCCATTCTGGAAACCACCACAAATGAAG GCCCTTTTGCATTCTGTTCCCATTGGAAAGTTGGTTATACTTGACTTGTACGCTGAAGTAAAACCTATATGGATTACATCAGGACAGTTTTATGGAGTTCCCTACATTT GGTGTATGCTGCACAACTTCGCAGCAAACATCGAGATGTATGGGATATTGGATGCAATAGCATCTGGGCCAATTAAAGCACGTATAAGCATTAACTCAACAATG GTTGGAGTTGGAATGTCAATGGAAGGTATAGAACAGAATCCAATTGTCTATGATCTGATGTCAGAAATGGCATTTCAACACAATAAAATTGACGTTAAG GTGTGGGTTGATCTGTATTCAACCAGACGTTATGGGCAGTCAGTTCCTTTAATCCAGAAGGGATGGAACATATTATACCACACCATTTACAATTGCACGGATGGTGCATAT GACAAAAATAGAGATGTCATTGTATCAATCCCGGATGTCGACCCATCCTTGATTTCAGGACAGCAAAATGGGTTTCTGAAGTATGGCAAACCATACACAAAAACATTTATCAGGGAAATAACTGATTCATTTGAACAACCTCATTTGTGGTATCCAACTTCTGAAGTAATTCATGCATTGGAACTTTTTCTTTGCAGTGGAGATGAACTTTCAAGAAGTAACACTTACAG GTATGACATTGTTGATCTGACTAGACAAGTCTTGGCAAAATATGCAAATCAGTTGTTCTTTGAGGTCATAGAGGCATACCAATCACGTGATCTTGATCAAGTGACTCTCCTCAGCCGGAAATTTCTGAACCTGGTCAATGATTTGGACACGCTCTTGGCTACCCATGATGGATTTCTTCTAGGACCTTGGTTAGAAAGTGCAAAGCAACTAGCTCAAAATCAAGAACAGCAAAAGCAG TATGAGTGGAATGCGAGAACACAAATCACCATGTGGTACGACAACACAGAGTTGGAAGCCAGTCTACTTCGTGATTACG GGAACAAGTACTGGAGTGGTCTTCTCCGTGATTACTATGGTCCCAGAGCTGCTATTTATTTCAAACAATTAAGAGAAAGCTTAGAGAATGGCGAGGATTTTAATCTGAAGGAATGGAGAAGGGAGTGGATAAAGCTAACCAATGATTGGCAAAACAGTACAAACATATTTCCATTGAAGAGTAGAGGAGATGCTCTGAATACTTCAAGATGGCTCTTCAATAAATACTTGAGAACTTCAACAATCCTTGCATAA
- the LOC130974185 gene encoding alpha-N-acetylglucosaminidase-like isoform X3 — protein sequence MNPNMLPCFPAIFLIILQSLWFPNPALSSTAGVDSISRLLRIQDRQRDPPSVQEAAAAAVLRRLLPSHSSSFHFRIISKDECGSDYCFVVKNHPAYTRAGDPQILIAGTTGVDIVAGLHWYLKQRCGSHISWDKTGGSQLSSVPKVGFLPRVQEAGILVPRPVPWSYYQNAVTSSYSFAWWDWNRWEKEIDWMALQGINLPLAFTGQETIWQKVFQEKFNMSTSDLDDFFGGPAFLAWSRMGNLHGWGGPLPQSWLDQQLNMQKKILARMYELGMNPVLPAFSGNVPAALKRLFPLAKITRLGNWFSVKNDVKWCCTYLLDATDPLFIDIGKAFIEKQLQEYGRTSHIYNCDTFDENTPPSDDPEYISSLGAAIFKGMQSGDDDAVWLMQGWLFSYDPFWKPPQMKALLHSVPIGKLVILDLYAEVKPIWITSGQFYGVPYIWCMLHNFAANIEMYGILDAIASGPIKARISINSTMVGVGMSMEGIEQNPIVYDLMSEMAFQHNKIDVKVWVDLYSTRRYGQSVPLIQKGWNILYHTIYNCTDGAYDKNRDVIVSIPDVDPSLISGQQNGFLKYGKPYTKTFIREITDSFEQPHLWYPTSEVIHALELFLCSGDELSRSNTYSRKFLNLVNDLDTLLATHDGFLLGPWLESAKQLAQNQEQQKQYEWNARTQITMWYDNTELEASLLRDYGNKYWSGLLRDYYGPRAAIYFKQLRESLENGEDFNLKEWRREWIKLTNDWQNSTNIFPLKSRGDALNTSRWLFNKYLRTSTILA from the exons ATGAACCCCAACATGCTCCCATGTTTTCCCGCCATTTTTCTCATCATACTCCAAAGTCTTTGGTTCCCAAACCCAGCTCTCTCTTCCACCGCCGGTGTCGACTCCATCTCTCGCCTACTCCGAATCCAGGACCGCCAGAGGGATCCTCCTTCCGTCCAGGAAGCCGCTGCTGCGGCCGTCCTCCGCCGCCTCCTCCCTTCCCACTCCTCGAGCTTCCACTTCCGAATTATCTCCAAG GATGAATGCGGCAGTGACTATTGCTTTGTAGTAAAAAACCATCCTGCTTACACACGAGCCGGGGATCCTCAAATACT TATAGCTGGGACTACTGGAGTGGACATTGTGGCTGGTCTACACTGGTATTTAAAGCAACGGTGTGGCTCACATATATCATGGGACAAAACTGGTGGCTCGCAACTATCTTCGGTGCCTAAGGTGGGATTTCTTCCACGTGTTCAGGAGGCTGGGATCTTGGTTCCGAGGCCTGTTCCATGGAGCTATTACCAAAATGCTGTTACATCTAGCT ATTCGTTTGCCTGGTGGGATTGGAATAGATGGGAGAAGGAGATTGACTGGATGGCTCTGCAGGGTATCAACCTACCACTCGCATTTACAGGTCAAGAGACTATATGGCAGAAAGTGTTTCAG GAGAAATTTAACATGAGCACTTctgatttggatgatttctttGGAGGCCCCGCATTTCTTGCATGGTCGCGAATGGGAAATTTGCATGG ATGGGGTGGACCCCTGCCACAGAGCTGGTTGGATCAACAGTTAAACATGCAGAAGAAAATTCTTGCCCGAATGTATGAGCTTGGAATGAATCCTG TCCTACCAGCTTTTTCTGGAAATGTCCCTGCAGCGCTGAAACGTCTATTTCCATTAGCAAAAATAACACGCTTGGGAAATTG GTTTTCTGTTAAGAACGATGTCAAATGGTGTTGCACTTATCTTCTTGATGCTACTGATCCCTTGTTCATCGATATTGGGAAAGCATTCATTGAGAAACAATTGCAAG AGTATGGAAGAACCAGCCACATATATAATTG TGATACTTTTGATGAGAACACCCCACCTAGTGATGATCCAGAGTACATTTCATCATTAGGAGCAGCAATCTTTAAGGGAATGCAAAgtggtgatgatgatgctgtTTGGCTGATGCAG GGATGGCTATTTTCATATGATCCATTCTGGAAACCACCACAAATGAAG GCCCTTTTGCATTCTGTTCCCATTGGAAAGTTGGTTATACTTGACTTGTACGCTGAAGTAAAACCTATATGGATTACATCAGGACAGTTTTATGGAGTTCCCTACATTT GGTGTATGCTGCACAACTTCGCAGCAAACATCGAGATGTATGGGATATTGGATGCAATAGCATCTGGGCCAATTAAAGCACGTATAAGCATTAACTCAACAATG GTTGGAGTTGGAATGTCAATGGAAGGTATAGAACAGAATCCAATTGTCTATGATCTGATGTCAGAAATGGCATTTCAACACAATAAAATTGACGTTAAG GTGTGGGTTGATCTGTATTCAACCAGACGTTATGGGCAGTCAGTTCCTTTAATCCAGAAGGGATGGAACATATTATACCACACCATTTACAATTGCACGGATGGTGCATAT GACAAAAATAGAGATGTCATTGTATCAATCCCGGATGTCGACCCATCCTTGATTTCAGGACAGCAAAATGGGTTTCTGAAGTATGGCAAACCATACACAAAAACATTTATCAGGGAAATAACTGATTCATTTGAACAACCTCATTTGTGGTATCCAACTTCTGAAGTAATTCATGCATTGGAACTTTTTCTTTGCAGTGGAGATGAACTTTCAAGAAGTAACACTTACAG CCGGAAATTTCTGAACCTGGTCAATGATTTGGACACGCTCTTGGCTACCCATGATGGATTTCTTCTAGGACCTTGGTTAGAAAGTGCAAAGCAACTAGCTCAAAATCAAGAACAGCAAAAGCAG TATGAGTGGAATGCGAGAACACAAATCACCATGTGGTACGACAACACAGAGTTGGAAGCCAGTCTACTTCGTGATTACG GGAACAAGTACTGGAGTGGTCTTCTCCGTGATTACTATGGTCCCAGAGCTGCTATTTATTTCAAACAATTAAGAGAAAGCTTAGAGAATGGCGAGGATTTTAATCTGAAGGAATGGAGAAGGGAGTGGATAAAGCTAACCAATGATTGGCAAAACAGTACAAACATATTTCCATTGAAGAGTAGAGGAGATGCTCTGAATACTTCAAGATGGCTCTTCAATAAATACTTGAGAACTTCAACAATCCTTGCATAA
- the LOC130974185 gene encoding alpha-N-acetylglucosaminidase-like isoform X2, which translates to MFSRHFSHHTPKSLVPKPSSLFHRRCRLHLSPTPNPGPPEGSSFRPGSRCCGRPPPPPPFPLLELPLPNYLQALNSIAGTTGVDIVAGLHWYLKQRCGSHISWDKTGGSQLSSVPKVGFLPRVQEAGILVPRPVPWSYYQNAVTSSYSFAWWDWNRWEKEIDWMALQGINLPLAFTGQETIWQKVFQEKFNMSTSDLDDFFGGPAFLAWSRMGNLHGWGGPLPQSWLDQQLNMQKKILARMYELGMNPVLPAFSGNVPAALKRLFPLAKITRLGNWFSVKNDVKWCCTYLLDATDPLFIDIGKAFIEKQLQEYGRTSHIYNCDTFDENTPPSDDPEYISSLGAAIFKGMQSGDDDAVWLMQGWLFSYDPFWKPPQMKALLHSVPIGKLVILDLYAEVKPIWITSGQFYGVPYIWCMLHNFAANIEMYGILDAIASGPIKARISINSTMVGVGMSMEGIEQNPIVYDLMSEMAFQHNKIDVKVWVDLYSTRRYGQSVPLIQKGWNILYHTIYNCTDGAYDKNRDVIVSIPDVDPSLISGQQNGFLKYGKPYTKTFIREITDSFEQPHLWYPTSEVIHALELFLCSGDELSRSNTYRYDIVDLTRQVLAKYANQLFFEVIEAYQSRDLDQVTLLSRKFLNLVNDLDTLLATHDGFLLGPWLESAKQLAQNQEQQKQYEWNARTQITMWYDNTELEASLLRDYGNKYWSGLLRDYYGPRAAIYFKQLRESLENGEDFNLKEWRREWIKLTNDWQNSTNIFPLKSRGDALNTSRWLFNKYLRTSTILA; encoded by the exons ATGTTTTCCCGCCATTTTTCTCATCATACTCCAAAGTCTTTGGTTCCCAAACCCAGCTCTCTCTTCCACCGCCGGTGTCGACTCCATCTCTCGCCTACTCCGAATCCAGGACCGCCAGAGGGATCCTCCTTCCGTCCAGGAAGCCGCTGCTGCGGCCGTCCTCCGCCGCCTCCTCCCTTCCCACTCCTCGAGCTTCCACTTCCGAATTATCTCCAAG CCCTCAACAGTATAGCTGGGACTACTGGAGTGGACATTGTGGCTGGTCTACACTGGTATTTAAAGCAACGGTGTGGCTCACATATATCATGGGACAAAACTGGTGGCTCGCAACTATCTTCGGTGCCTAAGGTGGGATTTCTTCCACGTGTTCAGGAGGCTGGGATCTTGGTTCCGAGGCCTGTTCCATGGAGCTATTACCAAAATGCTGTTACATCTAGCT ATTCGTTTGCCTGGTGGGATTGGAATAGATGGGAGAAGGAGATTGACTGGATGGCTCTGCAGGGTATCAACCTACCACTCGCATTTACAGGTCAAGAGACTATATGGCAGAAAGTGTTTCAG GAGAAATTTAACATGAGCACTTctgatttggatgatttctttGGAGGCCCCGCATTTCTTGCATGGTCGCGAATGGGAAATTTGCATGG ATGGGGTGGACCCCTGCCACAGAGCTGGTTGGATCAACAGTTAAACATGCAGAAGAAAATTCTTGCCCGAATGTATGAGCTTGGAATGAATCCTG TCCTACCAGCTTTTTCTGGAAATGTCCCTGCAGCGCTGAAACGTCTATTTCCATTAGCAAAAATAACACGCTTGGGAAATTG GTTTTCTGTTAAGAACGATGTCAAATGGTGTTGCACTTATCTTCTTGATGCTACTGATCCCTTGTTCATCGATATTGGGAAAGCATTCATTGAGAAACAATTGCAAG AGTATGGAAGAACCAGCCACATATATAATTG TGATACTTTTGATGAGAACACCCCACCTAGTGATGATCCAGAGTACATTTCATCATTAGGAGCAGCAATCTTTAAGGGAATGCAAAgtggtgatgatgatgctgtTTGGCTGATGCAG GGATGGCTATTTTCATATGATCCATTCTGGAAACCACCACAAATGAAG GCCCTTTTGCATTCTGTTCCCATTGGAAAGTTGGTTATACTTGACTTGTACGCTGAAGTAAAACCTATATGGATTACATCAGGACAGTTTTATGGAGTTCCCTACATTT GGTGTATGCTGCACAACTTCGCAGCAAACATCGAGATGTATGGGATATTGGATGCAATAGCATCTGGGCCAATTAAAGCACGTATAAGCATTAACTCAACAATG GTTGGAGTTGGAATGTCAATGGAAGGTATAGAACAGAATCCAATTGTCTATGATCTGATGTCAGAAATGGCATTTCAACACAATAAAATTGACGTTAAG GTGTGGGTTGATCTGTATTCAACCAGACGTTATGGGCAGTCAGTTCCTTTAATCCAGAAGGGATGGAACATATTATACCACACCATTTACAATTGCACGGATGGTGCATAT GACAAAAATAGAGATGTCATTGTATCAATCCCGGATGTCGACCCATCCTTGATTTCAGGACAGCAAAATGGGTTTCTGAAGTATGGCAAACCATACACAAAAACATTTATCAGGGAAATAACTGATTCATTTGAACAACCTCATTTGTGGTATCCAACTTCTGAAGTAATTCATGCATTGGAACTTTTTCTTTGCAGTGGAGATGAACTTTCAAGAAGTAACACTTACAG GTATGACATTGTTGATCTGACTAGACAAGTCTTGGCAAAATATGCAAATCAGTTGTTCTTTGAGGTCATAGAGGCATACCAATCACGTGATCTTGATCAAGTGACTCTCCTCAGCCGGAAATTTCTGAACCTGGTCAATGATTTGGACACGCTCTTGGCTACCCATGATGGATTTCTTCTAGGACCTTGGTTAGAAAGTGCAAAGCAACTAGCTCAAAATCAAGAACAGCAAAAGCAG TATGAGTGGAATGCGAGAACACAAATCACCATGTGGTACGACAACACAGAGTTGGAAGCCAGTCTACTTCGTGATTACG GGAACAAGTACTGGAGTGGTCTTCTCCGTGATTACTATGGTCCCAGAGCTGCTATTTATTTCAAACAATTAAGAGAAAGCTTAGAGAATGGCGAGGATTTTAATCTGAAGGAATGGAGAAGGGAGTGGATAAAGCTAACCAATGATTGGCAAAACAGTACAAACATATTTCCATTGAAGAGTAGAGGAGATGCTCTGAATACTTCAAGATGGCTCTTCAATAAATACTTGAGAACTTCAACAATCCTTGCATAA